In Streptomyces sp. NBC_01408, one DNA window encodes the following:
- a CDS encoding Crp/Fnr family transcriptional regulator, whose protein sequence is MSTPSPIRIAAVLSPEHRGRLMSQAREVNFPENARIFEEGSAAESFWIVRSGTVTLQIPVAGRRPAPVENLGSGELVGWSWLFPPYVWQLSAEAMTPVRAYEFDGTAVRMLMDADPAFGSAIGHWVGRILALRLQQTRTRLLDLYAPRLSAR, encoded by the coding sequence GTGAGCACACCTTCCCCCATCCGGATCGCCGCCGTCCTGTCCCCCGAGCATCGTGGACGGCTCATGTCCCAGGCCCGTGAGGTCAACTTTCCGGAGAACGCGCGGATCTTCGAGGAGGGCAGCGCGGCGGAGTCCTTCTGGATCGTGCGCTCCGGCACGGTGACCCTCCAGATCCCGGTGGCCGGCCGCCGGCCGGCGCCCGTGGAGAATCTCGGTTCCGGTGAGCTGGTGGGCTGGTCCTGGCTGTTCCCGCCGTACGTCTGGCAGTTGAGCGCCGAGGCGATGACACCGGTCCGCGCGTACGAGTTCGACGGCACGGCCGTACGGATGCTCATGGACGCCGACCCCGCCTTCGGATCGGCGATCGGGCACTGGGTGGGGCGCATCCTAGCCCTGCGGCTCCAGCAGACCCGCACCCGGCTGCTCGACCTGTACGCCCCCCGCCTCTCGGCGCGCTGA